The Aedes aegypti strain LVP_AGWG chromosome 3, AaegL5.0 Primary Assembly, whole genome shotgun sequence genome contains a region encoding:
- the LOC5569004 gene encoding methyltransferase-like protein 9 isoform X2: MSKKKGNTMEKYFSRLGKQASLTPSKGGSALAMDYSPRGFLARAVVDKTRNDISLDNCDMSAWYTLSKLPEKYEKRFVNMQNPDEITLKWLEQSKEVSGKLWLQLWHLIAKAFLSVFLTQTDVNGILKRGSMFILSEPQFRHLLVKSGIEKALTDASREIQVLDIGAGDGEVTLRLVNGISSIFPSSPMKIYATESSWIMRSRLAEKQITVLEEINQLRDVEFISCLNVLDRCIDPHQLLYDMYNALAPNGRLLLALVLPYSHYVEKNSSHMPLRPLMEHWPSLACLPIEKEIEKFFEQLEHVGFKILSWTKAPYLCEGDLKQYFYWLNDILVVCSK, translated from the exons CAATGGATTACTCACCAAGAGGATTTTTAGCGCGTGCTGTAGTTGATAAAACTCGAAATGACATTTCACTCGACAACTGTGATATGTCTGCG TGGTACACGTTGTCGAAGCTTCCAGAAAAGTACGAGAAAAGGTTTGTCAACATGCAGAACCCGGACGAGATAACACTCAAATGGTTGGAACAGTCAAAGGAGGTATCCGGGAAACTTTGGTTGCAGCTGTGGCATTTGATTGCAAAGGCTTTTCTGAGTGTCTTTCTAACGCAAACGGACGTCAACGGCATACTGAAACGAGGATCGATGTTCATCTTGTCCGAGCCTCAATTTAGGCACTTGTTGGTTAAGAGCGGAATTGAGAAAGCCTTGACTGATGCGTCGAGAGAA ATTCAAGTTTTGGATATCGGTGCCGGAGATGGCGAAGTAACTTTACGACTTGTGAATGGAATTTCGTCAATCTTCCCATCATCTCCTATGAAGATATATGCGACAGAATCAAGCTGGATAATGCGATCGAGGTTGGCAGAGAAGCAGATCAC GGTGTTAGAAGAAATAAATCAACTGAGGGACGTTGAATTTATATCATGCTTGAATGTACTTGACCGCTGTATTGACCCACATCAGCTATTGTACGACATGTACAATGCACTCGCACCGAATGGACGATTACTACTGGCATTGGTTCTACCCTACAGTCACTATGTAGAAAAGA ACTCTAGTCACATGCCTCTGCGGCCATTGATGGAACACTGGCCTAGCCTTGCTTGCCTGCCAATAGAGAAggaaattgagaaatttttcgaGCAGCTGGAACACGTTGGATTTAAGATTCTCTCATGGACTAAAGCTCCTTATCTGTGCGAAGGCGATCTCAAGCAGTATTTTTACTGGTTAAACGATATATTGGTAGTATGCTCAAAATAG
- the LOC5569004 gene encoding methyltransferase-like protein 9 isoform X3: protein MDYSPRGFLARAVVDKTRNDISLDNCDMSAWYTLSKLPEKYEKRFVNMQNPDEITLKWLEQSKEVSGKLWLQLWHLIAKAFLSVFLTQTDVNGILKRGSMFILSEPQFRHLLVKSGIEKALTDASREIQVLDIGAGDGEVTLRLVNGISSIFPSSPMKIYATESSWIMRSRLAEKQITVLEEINQLRDVEFISCLNVLDRCIDPHQLLYDMYNALAPNGRLLLALVLPYSHYVEKNSSHMPLRPLMEHWPSLACLPIEKEIEKFFEQLEHVGFKILSWTKAPYLCEGDLKQYFYWLNDILVVCSK from the exons ATGGATTACTCACCAAGAGGATTTTTAGCGCGTGCTGTAGTTGATAAAACTCGAAATGACATTTCACTCGACAACTGTGATATGTCTGCG TGGTACACGTTGTCGAAGCTTCCAGAAAAGTACGAGAAAAGGTTTGTCAACATGCAGAACCCGGACGAGATAACACTCAAATGGTTGGAACAGTCAAAGGAGGTATCCGGGAAACTTTGGTTGCAGCTGTGGCATTTGATTGCAAAGGCTTTTCTGAGTGTCTTTCTAACGCAAACGGACGTCAACGGCATACTGAAACGAGGATCGATGTTCATCTTGTCCGAGCCTCAATTTAGGCACTTGTTGGTTAAGAGCGGAATTGAGAAAGCCTTGACTGATGCGTCGAGAGAA ATTCAAGTTTTGGATATCGGTGCCGGAGATGGCGAAGTAACTTTACGACTTGTGAATGGAATTTCGTCAATCTTCCCATCATCTCCTATGAAGATATATGCGACAGAATCAAGCTGGATAATGCGATCGAGGTTGGCAGAGAAGCAGATCAC GGTGTTAGAAGAAATAAATCAACTGAGGGACGTTGAATTTATATCATGCTTGAATGTACTTGACCGCTGTATTGACCCACATCAGCTATTGTACGACATGTACAATGCACTCGCACCGAATGGACGATTACTACTGGCATTGGTTCTACCCTACAGTCACTATGTAGAAAAGA ACTCTAGTCACATGCCTCTGCGGCCATTGATGGAACACTGGCCTAGCCTTGCTTGCCTGCCAATAGAGAAggaaattgagaaatttttcgaGCAGCTGGAACACGTTGGATTTAAGATTCTCTCATGGACTAAAGCTCCTTATCTGTGCGAAGGCGATCTCAAGCAGTATTTTTACTGGTTAAACGATATATTGGTAGTATGCTCAAAATAG